In Nymphaea colorata isolate Beijing-Zhang1983 chromosome 13, ASM883128v2, whole genome shotgun sequence, one DNA window encodes the following:
- the LOC116267163 gene encoding cysteine protease XCP1-like isoform X1 codes for MGGRKMVEFLAFLALWASSSVAEASHVDGLPSIMGYDPEDLKSEERLASLFERWSASHRRVYRHAGERERRFRAFRDNLAYIDRRNRELAGRRGGGGHTVGLNRFADLTNEEFKSIYLRKIRRPAKRSRGGDKRSKRRWQLRSMSDIPSSLDWREKGVVTAVKDQGDCGSCWAFSSTGAIESINAITTGDLISLSEQELIDCDTTNYGCDGGYMDYAFEWVIQNGGIDTEADYSYTSYLGQDGVCNVTKEDTKVVTIDDYEDVAENETDLLYAAVSQPVSVGIDGSAIDFQLYTGGIYDGDCSDNPDDIDHAVLIVGYGSQDDEDYWIVKNSWGVSWGIDGYVYMKRNTGLPYGLCAINAMASYPTKVGSTSPSPYPSPSAPPPPPPPPPSPLQCSDGSYCDSDETCCCISEVASVCAVYGCCPYENGVCCVDSMYCCPEGYPICDVEEGLCFQATGDSYGAILKKHRPAKRRFPWTNYAAKKKEANKPLELVRRGRGRARAAV; via the exons GTTCGAGAGGTGGAGTGCGAGCCACCGGAGGGTGTACAGGCACgcgggggagagggagaggagattCCGGGCCTTCAGGGACAACCTCGCCTACATCGACCGGAGAAACAGGGAGCTGGCCGGCCGGAGAGGCGGCGGAGGTCACACCGTCGGGCTGAACCGCTTCGCAGACCTCACCAATGAGGAGTTCAAGTCCATCTACTTGAGGAAGATTAGGCGGCCGGCGAAGAGGAGCCGCGGCGGCGACAAGCGGAGCAAGAGGAGGTGGCAGCTCAGGTCCATGTCCGACATCCCCTCGTCGTTGGACTGGAGAGAGAAGGGTGTTGTCACCGCTGTTAAGGACCAGGGCGACTGCG GAAGTTGTTGGGCATTTTCTTCAACTGGAGCCATAGAAAGCATCAACGCCATTACTACGGGAGATTTGATCAGCCTTTCTGAGCAGGAGCTCATCGATTGCGACACGACGAACTACGGTTGTGATGGAGGATACATGGATTATGCCTTCGAATGGGTCATCCAGAACGGCGGCATCGACACCGAGGCCGATTACAGCTACACTAGCTATCTTGGGCAAGATGGTGTGTGCAATGTTACTAAG GAAGACACAAAAGTTGTTACCATTGATGACTATGAAGATGTTGCTGAGAATGAGACAGACCTGCTTTATGCTGCTGTTAGTCAACCTGTCAGTGTTGGAATCGATGGCTCAGCTATTGATTTTCAGCTTTATACTGGG GGGATCTATGATGGTGACTGCTCAGATAATCCTGATGATATTGATCACGCTGTTCTCATAGTAGGCTATGGATCCCAAGATGACGAGGACTATTGGATTGTGAAGAACTCATGGGGAGTAAGCTGGGGCATCGATGGCTATGTCTACATGAAGAGGAACACTGGTTTGCCATATGGTCTATGCGCCATCAATGCCATGGCTTCCTACCCCACCAAAGTAGGATCAACATCTCCAAGTCCTTACCCATCACCTtctgcaccaccaccaccacctccaccaccgCCTTCGCCGCTACAGTGTTCGGATGGATCATACTGTGATTCTGATGAGACCTGTTGCTGCATATCTGAGGTTGCTAGTGTCTGTGCAGTCTATGGCTGCTGCCCATATGAAAATGGAGTTTGCTGTGTAGACTCCATGTACTGCTGCCCTGAAGGCTACCCCATCTGTGATGTTGAGGAGGGACTGTGTTTCCAG GCCACTGGTGACTCCTATGGTGCGATACTGAAGAAGCACAGGCCAGCCAAGCGCAGGTTCCCTTGGACCAACTATGCAGCTAAGAAGAAGGAAGCAAACAAGCCGCTTGAGCTTGTCCGGCGCGGCCGAGGCAGAGCAAGAGCTGCTGTGTAG
- the LOC116266566 gene encoding peptide-N4-(N-acetyl-beta-glucosaminyl)asparagine amidase A-like isoform X2, whose translation MAALCIIFTTILFHLSSSRATAHPLKTRLFTNLIEPPTSPTVFFEVTRPIQTPKEPPCSSLVLQHDFGYTYGLPPVTVPYTPPTHCPSLDWSMVVLEWSAACKGTQYDRIFGVWLSGVEILRSCTAEPRASGIYWKVEKDITRFSSLLKQNQTLSVYLGNLITSVYTGVYHVNLTFHFYPKQDGTKQMGLASKLDSPADLILPISRTPPLNDGYWFLIENSTDVEQKQFSLPRNVYRAVLELYVSFHSDDEFWYANPPNEYVEANNLTDTPGNGAFREVVVRLDERVVGAVCPFTVIYTGGINPLLWRPITGIGSFDLPSYDIEITPFLGEILDKKNHTIKFSVTDALDVWYVDANLHLWLDGRKKKTKGKLVMYDAPPSQVNVLSKFKGLDGVFNTSGHRHISATGWVKSSHGKVTTHTVQRFGYRNWMKFGNDGNAQTVNQTIHSNYGVYFTLPSSNVYSIQLIRTFPLYLYTAAVDQTNTSYKDVTDVFLGFDEYSFRGERFGFSFSSLRNSQAARGYMVVKGSSVTSGLGSTGEVYRYESTEGCYFRNVSSSNYTILHDYSSYLCSKRSPLGAENVFDGVWLSKVKVGRYAGGRDL comes from the exons ATGGCTGCCCTCTGCATCATCTTCACCACCATCCTTTTCCATCTATCGTCTTCTCGTGCAACAGCGCACCCGCTGAAAACCAGGCTGTTCACAAACCTCATTGAGCCACCTACCTCCCCGACTGTTTTCTTCGAGGTCACAAGACCCATCCAAACCCCCAAAGAGCCCCCCTGTTCATCCCTCGTCCTCCAGCATGATTTTGGCTACACTTATGGCCTCCCACCTGTGACTGTCCCCTACACCCCTCCAACCCACTGCCCATCTCTCGACTGGTCCATGGTGGTGCTTGAATGGTCCGCAGCATGCAAGGGGACTCAATATGACAGGATCTTCGGGGTATGGCTCAGTGGAGTGGAGATTCTAAGGAGCTGCACTGCTGAGCCGAGAGCCAGTGGCATCTATTGGAAGGTGGAGAAGGACATAACGAGGTTCTCTTCCCTACTCAAGCAGAATCAGACCCTCTCTGTCTATCTCGGGAATCTTATCACTAGCGTCTATACTGGAGTTTACCATGTCAATCTCACTTTTCATTTCTATCCCAAACAAGATGGTACGAAACAGATGGGTTTGGCTTCAAAACTCGATTCTCCTGCTGATTTGATCCTGCCCATTTCAAGAACTCCTCCTTTGAATGATGGGTATTGGTTCTTGATAGAGAACTCAACTGATGTGGAGCAGAAACAGTTCAGTCTACCCCGGAATGTATACAGGGCGGTGCTTGAGTTGTATGTTTCTTTCCACTCTGACGATGAATTTTGGTATGCAAATCCGCCGAATGAATACGTCGAGGCCAACAATTTGACTGACACTCCTGGTAATGGAGCTTTCAGGGAGGTGGTAGTGAGGTTGGATGAGAGGGTAGTGGGTGCAGTGTGTCCTTTTACTGTTATCTACACCGGTGGGATTAATCCTCTTCTTTGGAGGCCGATTACGGGAATCGGTTCCTTTGATCTCCCTTCTTATGATATAGAGATCACACCATTCTTGGGGGAGATTCTCGACAAGAAAAACCACACCATCAAGTTTAGTGTTACTGATGCACTGGATGTATGGTACGTCGATGCAAATTTGCATCTTTGGCTagatggaagaaagaagaaaacaaagggTAAGTTGGTGATGTATGACGCCCCACCTTCACAGGTCAATGTGCTGTCTAAATTCAAGGGTTTAGATGGCGTTTTCAACACGAGTGGTCACCGGCACATATCGGCCACAGGGTGGGTGAAGTCATCTCATGGCAAGGTCACCACTCACACTGTTCAAAGATTTGGATATAGAAATTGGATGAAGTTTGGGAACGATGGCAATGCACAGACAGTGAATCAGACAATCCATTCCAACTATGGCGTTTACTTCACACTCCCTTCTTCTAATGTCTATTCGATTCAGTTGATCCGAACATTTCCTCTGTACCTCTATACTGCTGCTGTGGACCAGACAAATACAAGTTACAaagatgtgactgatgtgtTTCTGGGATTCGATGAGTATTCATTCAGGGGTGAACGGTTTGGTTTCTCATTCAGTTCACTTAGAAATTCACAGGCAGCCCGGGGCTACATGGTTGTCAAAGGGAGTTCAGTAACCAGTGGATTGGGAAGTACTGGGGAGGTATACAGGTATGAGAGCACTGAAGGATGCTACTTTAGAAACGTGAGTAGCAGTAACTACACTATCCTCCATGACTACTCGAGCTATCTTTGCAGCAAAAGATCGCCATTAGGTGCAGAGAATGTATTTGACG GGGTTTGGCTTAGTAAGGTGAAAGTGGGCCGCTATGCAGGTGGTCGTGACTTATGA
- the LOC116266566 gene encoding peptide-N4-(N-acetyl-beta-glucosaminyl)asparagine amidase A-like isoform X1, with translation MAALCIIFTTILFHLSSSRATAHPLKTRLFTNLIEPPTSPTVFFEVTRPIQTPKEPPCSSLVLQHDFGYTYGLPPVTVPYTPPTHCPSLDWSMVVLEWSAACKGTQYDRIFGVWLSGVEILRSCTAEPRASGIYWKVEKDITRFSSLLKQNQTLSVYLGNLITSVYTGVYHVNLTFHFYPKQDGTKQMGLASKLDSPADLILPISRTPPLNDGYWFLIENSTDVEQKQFSLPRNVYRAVLELYVSFHSDDEFWYANPPNEYVEANNLTDTPGNGAFREVVVRLDERVVGAVCPFTVIYTGGINPLLWRPITGIGSFDLPSYDIEITPFLGEILDKKNHTIKFSVTDALDVWYVDANLHLWLDGRKKKTKGKLVMYDAPPSQVNVLSKFKGLDGVFNTSGHRHISATGWVKSSHGKVTTHTVQRFGYRNWMKFGNDGNAQTVNQTIHSNYGVYFTLPSSNVYSIQLIRTFPLYLYTAAVDQTNTSYKDVTDVFLGFDEYSFRGERFGFSFSSLRNSQAARGYMVVKGSSVTSGLGSTGEVYRYESTEGCYFRNVSSSNYTILHDYSSYLCSKRSPLGAENVFDAPLCNCWIKISFDFTQGFGLVR, from the exons ATGGCTGCCCTCTGCATCATCTTCACCACCATCCTTTTCCATCTATCGTCTTCTCGTGCAACAGCGCACCCGCTGAAAACCAGGCTGTTCACAAACCTCATTGAGCCACCTACCTCCCCGACTGTTTTCTTCGAGGTCACAAGACCCATCCAAACCCCCAAAGAGCCCCCCTGTTCATCCCTCGTCCTCCAGCATGATTTTGGCTACACTTATGGCCTCCCACCTGTGACTGTCCCCTACACCCCTCCAACCCACTGCCCATCTCTCGACTGGTCCATGGTGGTGCTTGAATGGTCCGCAGCATGCAAGGGGACTCAATATGACAGGATCTTCGGGGTATGGCTCAGTGGAGTGGAGATTCTAAGGAGCTGCACTGCTGAGCCGAGAGCCAGTGGCATCTATTGGAAGGTGGAGAAGGACATAACGAGGTTCTCTTCCCTACTCAAGCAGAATCAGACCCTCTCTGTCTATCTCGGGAATCTTATCACTAGCGTCTATACTGGAGTTTACCATGTCAATCTCACTTTTCATTTCTATCCCAAACAAGATGGTACGAAACAGATGGGTTTGGCTTCAAAACTCGATTCTCCTGCTGATTTGATCCTGCCCATTTCAAGAACTCCTCCTTTGAATGATGGGTATTGGTTCTTGATAGAGAACTCAACTGATGTGGAGCAGAAACAGTTCAGTCTACCCCGGAATGTATACAGGGCGGTGCTTGAGTTGTATGTTTCTTTCCACTCTGACGATGAATTTTGGTATGCAAATCCGCCGAATGAATACGTCGAGGCCAACAATTTGACTGACACTCCTGGTAATGGAGCTTTCAGGGAGGTGGTAGTGAGGTTGGATGAGAGGGTAGTGGGTGCAGTGTGTCCTTTTACTGTTATCTACACCGGTGGGATTAATCCTCTTCTTTGGAGGCCGATTACGGGAATCGGTTCCTTTGATCTCCCTTCTTATGATATAGAGATCACACCATTCTTGGGGGAGATTCTCGACAAGAAAAACCACACCATCAAGTTTAGTGTTACTGATGCACTGGATGTATGGTACGTCGATGCAAATTTGCATCTTTGGCTagatggaagaaagaagaaaacaaagggTAAGTTGGTGATGTATGACGCCCCACCTTCACAGGTCAATGTGCTGTCTAAATTCAAGGGTTTAGATGGCGTTTTCAACACGAGTGGTCACCGGCACATATCGGCCACAGGGTGGGTGAAGTCATCTCATGGCAAGGTCACCACTCACACTGTTCAAAGATTTGGATATAGAAATTGGATGAAGTTTGGGAACGATGGCAATGCACAGACAGTGAATCAGACAATCCATTCCAACTATGGCGTTTACTTCACACTCCCTTCTTCTAATGTCTATTCGATTCAGTTGATCCGAACATTTCCTCTGTACCTCTATACTGCTGCTGTGGACCAGACAAATACAAGTTACAaagatgtgactgatgtgtTTCTGGGATTCGATGAGTATTCATTCAGGGGTGAACGGTTTGGTTTCTCATTCAGTTCACTTAGAAATTCACAGGCAGCCCGGGGCTACATGGTTGTCAAAGGGAGTTCAGTAACCAGTGGATTGGGAAGTACTGGGGAGGTATACAGGTATGAGAGCACTGAAGGATGCTACTTTAGAAACGTGAGTAGCAGTAACTACACTATCCTCCATGACTACTCGAGCTATCTTTGCAGCAAAAGATCGCCATTAGGTGCAGAGAATGTATTTGACG CTCCTTTATGCAATTGCTGGATAAAAATAAGCTTTGATTTCACCCAGGGGTTTGGCTTAGTAAGGTGA
- the LOC116266566 gene encoding peptide-N4-(N-acetyl-beta-glucosaminyl)asparagine amidase A-like isoform X3 yields the protein MAALCIIFTTILFHLSSSRATAHPLKTRLFTNLIEPPTSPTVFFEVTRPIQTPKEPPCSSLVLQHDFGYTYGLPPVTVPYTPPTHCPSLDWSMVVLEWSAACKGTQYDRIFGVWLSGVEILRSCTAEPRASGIYWKVEKDITRFSSLLKQNQTLSVYLGNLITSVYTGVYHVNLTFHFYPKQDGTKQMGLASKLDSPADLILPISRTPPLNDGYWFLIENSTDVEQKQFSLPRNVYRAVLELYVSFHSDDEFWYANPPNEYVEANNLTDTPGNGAFREVVVRLDERVVGAVCPFTVIYTGGINPLLWRPITGIGSFDLPSYDIEITPFLGEILDKKNHTIKFSVTDALDVWYVDANLHLWLDGRKKKTKGKLVMYDAPPSQVNVLSKFKGLDGVFNTSGHRHISATGWVKSSHGKVTTHTVQRFGYRNWMKFGNDGNAQTVNQTIHSNYGVYFTLPSSNVYSIQLIRTFPLYLYTAAVDQTNTSYKDVTDVFLGFDEYSFRGERFGFSFSSLRNSQAARGYMVVKGSSVTSGLGSTGEVYRYESTEGCYFRNVSSSNYTILHDYSSYLCSKRSPLGAENVFDGGRDL from the exons ATGGCTGCCCTCTGCATCATCTTCACCACCATCCTTTTCCATCTATCGTCTTCTCGTGCAACAGCGCACCCGCTGAAAACCAGGCTGTTCACAAACCTCATTGAGCCACCTACCTCCCCGACTGTTTTCTTCGAGGTCACAAGACCCATCCAAACCCCCAAAGAGCCCCCCTGTTCATCCCTCGTCCTCCAGCATGATTTTGGCTACACTTATGGCCTCCCACCTGTGACTGTCCCCTACACCCCTCCAACCCACTGCCCATCTCTCGACTGGTCCATGGTGGTGCTTGAATGGTCCGCAGCATGCAAGGGGACTCAATATGACAGGATCTTCGGGGTATGGCTCAGTGGAGTGGAGATTCTAAGGAGCTGCACTGCTGAGCCGAGAGCCAGTGGCATCTATTGGAAGGTGGAGAAGGACATAACGAGGTTCTCTTCCCTACTCAAGCAGAATCAGACCCTCTCTGTCTATCTCGGGAATCTTATCACTAGCGTCTATACTGGAGTTTACCATGTCAATCTCACTTTTCATTTCTATCCCAAACAAGATGGTACGAAACAGATGGGTTTGGCTTCAAAACTCGATTCTCCTGCTGATTTGATCCTGCCCATTTCAAGAACTCCTCCTTTGAATGATGGGTATTGGTTCTTGATAGAGAACTCAACTGATGTGGAGCAGAAACAGTTCAGTCTACCCCGGAATGTATACAGGGCGGTGCTTGAGTTGTATGTTTCTTTCCACTCTGACGATGAATTTTGGTATGCAAATCCGCCGAATGAATACGTCGAGGCCAACAATTTGACTGACACTCCTGGTAATGGAGCTTTCAGGGAGGTGGTAGTGAGGTTGGATGAGAGGGTAGTGGGTGCAGTGTGTCCTTTTACTGTTATCTACACCGGTGGGATTAATCCTCTTCTTTGGAGGCCGATTACGGGAATCGGTTCCTTTGATCTCCCTTCTTATGATATAGAGATCACACCATTCTTGGGGGAGATTCTCGACAAGAAAAACCACACCATCAAGTTTAGTGTTACTGATGCACTGGATGTATGGTACGTCGATGCAAATTTGCATCTTTGGCTagatggaagaaagaagaaaacaaagggTAAGTTGGTGATGTATGACGCCCCACCTTCACAGGTCAATGTGCTGTCTAAATTCAAGGGTTTAGATGGCGTTTTCAACACGAGTGGTCACCGGCACATATCGGCCACAGGGTGGGTGAAGTCATCTCATGGCAAGGTCACCACTCACACTGTTCAAAGATTTGGATATAGAAATTGGATGAAGTTTGGGAACGATGGCAATGCACAGACAGTGAATCAGACAATCCATTCCAACTATGGCGTTTACTTCACACTCCCTTCTTCTAATGTCTATTCGATTCAGTTGATCCGAACATTTCCTCTGTACCTCTATACTGCTGCTGTGGACCAGACAAATACAAGTTACAaagatgtgactgatgtgtTTCTGGGATTCGATGAGTATTCATTCAGGGGTGAACGGTTTGGTTTCTCATTCAGTTCACTTAGAAATTCACAGGCAGCCCGGGGCTACATGGTTGTCAAAGGGAGTTCAGTAACCAGTGGATTGGGAAGTACTGGGGAGGTATACAGGTATGAGAGCACTGAAGGATGCTACTTTAGAAACGTGAGTAGCAGTAACTACACTATCCTCCATGACTACTCGAGCTATCTTTGCAGCAAAAGATCGCCATTAGGTGCAGAGAATGTATTTGACG GTGGTCGTGACTTATGA